A section of the Babylonia areolata isolate BAREFJ2019XMU chromosome 1, ASM4173473v1, whole genome shotgun sequence genome encodes:
- the LOC143293310 gene encoding transcription elongation factor, mitochondrial-like, which translates to MAVSLCKFRYVNSAVFRNLVRPLTTKPSQTSKHVLDEMFSDVERDRILECFNRCTPEELQFTKQLSHQKALAVVKYRERNGDFGSLSEILRVPGVGILGLQKLCTTMKALDYAAVQKLREKLDMETVKPSPPLSENLQQNLSSLVAVELHTDCVTFAQMSRGLTLEAWDMIPLFEKPFQRVDHVQFLDKLLQVVERLPKSEVYVFEGKIYRYTNLRVVPYLTNLRILEAMLVTLLNTDLSTSRQHRAYFLKPNSVMRFFKLSVGGERVSGQHIVRELQRGGGADVGDSLVGDVEVGGPMWDQFLGEKSLGQERLTNCLLLAVAFYKLVVHRTHSLQF; encoded by the exons ATGGCAGTCAGTTTGTGCAAATTTCGATACGTAAATTCA GCAGTCTTCAGGAACCTGGTGCGGCCACTTACCACCAAGCCTTCCCAGACCTCCAAACATGTCCTGGATGAGATGTTCAGTGACGTGGAGAGAGACCGGATTCTGGAATGCTTCAACCGCTGCACCCCCGAGGAGCTGCAGTTCACCAAGCAGCTGAGCCACCAGAAAGCTCTAGCCGTTGTCAAGTATCGGGAGAGAAATGGGGATTTCGGCAGTCTCTCAGAAATTCTGCGAGTGCCTGGTGTGGGCATCCTTGGCCTGCAGAAGCTGTGTACGACGATGAAGGCACTGGATTACGCTGCTGTGCAGAAGCTGAGGGAGAAGCTGGACATGGAGACTGTGAAACCGAGCCCTCCTCTGTCTGAGAACCTGCAACAG AATTTGTCCTCGCTGGTGGCGGTGGAGTTGCACACAGACTGTGTGACCTTCGCCCAGATGTCAAGGGGTTTAACTCTGGAGGCCTGGGACATGATTCCTCTGTTTGAGAAACCTTTTCAGCGAGTCGACCATGTGCAGTTCTTAGACAAA TTGCTGCAAGTGGTGGAGAGGCTTCCCAAGTCCGAGGTGTACGTATTCGAAGGGAAGATCTACCGCTACACCAACCTGCGGGTGGTCCCCTACCTGACCAACCTGCGCATCCTGGAGGCGATGCTGGTGACTCTACTGAACACCGACCTGTCCACCAGCAGGCAGCACAGGGCCTACTTCCTCAAGCCCAACTCGGTCATGCGTTTCTTCAAGCTGTCCGTTGGCGGGGAGAGGGTCAGCGGGCAGCACATCGTGCGAGAGCTGCAACGCGGAGGGGGAGCGGATGTAGGGGACAGCTTGGTTGGGGACGTGGAGGTGGGGGGTCCCATGTGGGACCAGTTCCTGGGGGAGAAGTCGCTGGGCCAGGAGCGCCTGACCAACTGCCTGCTGCTGGCCGTGGCTTTTTACAAGCTGGTGGTGCACCGGACTCACTCTCTACAGTTCTAA
- the LOC143293326 gene encoding uncharacterized protein LOC143293326, whose translation MMPYYQDQQQQQQQACNPTAPPDNYSNTIPAVQPPPPPPPPQSPPPHQPQPQQQQLQQQTMMPMGTYQATGSPTFRRISVRNVEFKIGFGGLFLSTCLFIVGFSVPSWTNSTGLWKICDRYDNCRSNVGVGPPWLDAVRSMETLALLCFLVCLAVVLYEEVFRHPPPPETRAVEVLAALAGIFGLIGVAIFGAKFPASRRGYGYSWFNARLDWGYGLAAAGSILGLLCAVPVAHSRSAHAAHTRLALAQAGIVIPDRQNSAHHVPTMMSPYTLPAANPMQPPPPMGYPPPLMTPYPYQYPCSANPYPYPYTYPALAVPPTNAPQTSGQEAPTSQVPSGAGAAPTSQVPVFFVMTHGRALPVYDRLPPGADTSLPVS comes from the exons ATGATGCCATATTAccaggaccaacaacagcaacaacaacaagcgtgCAACCCTACTGCGCCTCCAGACAACTACTCGAACACAATTCCTGcagtccaaccaccaccaccaccaccaccaccacagtcgcCACCTCctcaccaaccacaaccacaacaacaacaactacaacaacaaaccatgatgCCCATGGGGACATACCAGGCAACCGGATCACCCACCTTCCGCAGGATCTCTGTGCGAAACGTCGAGTTCAAG ATAGGCTTTGGCGGCCTGTTCTTGTCAACCTGCCTGTTCATCGTGGGGTTCTCGGTCCCGTCATGGACCAACTCGACAGGCCTGTGGAAGATTTGCGACAGATATGACAACTGTCGCAGCAATGTGGGCGTAGGacctc CCTGGCTGGACGCGGTCCGATCCATGGAGACTCTGGCCCTGCTGTGCTTCCTGGTGTGTCTGGCTGTGGTGCTGTACGAGGAGGTCTTCaggcaccccccgcccccggaaACCAGGGCTGTGGAGGTCCTGGCTGCCTTGGCAG GAATCTTCGGACTCATTGGGGTAGCCATCTTCGGAGCAAAATTCCCGGCATCTAGACGAGGATATGGCTACTCCTGGTTCAACGCCCGCCTGGACTGGGGCTACGGGCTGGCGGCCGCAGGGTCCATCTTGGGCCTGCTCTGTGCCGTCCCTGTCGCTCACAGCCGCTCGGCACACGCCGCTCACACCCGTCTGGCTCTGGCGCAAGCTGGCATCGTGATTCCAGACCGTCAGAATTCGGCCCACCACGTTCCCACCATGATGTCCCCTTATACCCTCCCCGCGGCAAACCCCATGCAGCCCCCGCCACCCATGGGGTATCCTCCTCCCCTCATGACTCCTTACCCTTACCAGTACCCTTGCTCTGCTAACCCTTATCCTTACCCTTACACCTACCCTGCACTCGCGGTTCCACCCACGAATGCTCCGCAAACGTCTGGGCAGGAAGCGCCTACGTCACAGGTTCCGTCTGGTGCAGGCGCTGCGCCGACGTCACAGGTTcctgtgttctttgtgatgaCGCATGGTCGAGCGTTGCCTGTGTATGACCGTCTTCCTCCTGGAGCGGACACCTCGCTGCCTGTGTCATAA